CCGGAAGAACGCCGACAGAGTGTAGATGGCCAGCGGCAGCGCGAAGGTGATGTAGGGCAGAATCAAGCCCGGCCAGGTGTCGAACAGCCCCACCGCGCGCTCTATGTCGAACAGCGGCGTCACCAGCGAGATCGCCGGGAACATGGTGATCAGCAACGTCATCCCGACAAGCAGCCGCTTGCCCGGGAAATCCAGTCGCGCAATCGCATACGCTGCCATCGCACCCAGCACCACGGCGATCACGGTGGTGATCAACCCGATTCCGATCGAGTTGATCAGCGCCGAGCTGAAGAAGTCGCCCCGGAAGATGCCGCGATAGTTTTCCAGCGTCATCGACGACGGGAACAGCTTGCCGTCCTTGGCATTCGACGACGGTTTGAGCGACAGGCTGAAAATCCACAGCACCGGAAGCAGCGCGTACACCAGCACCATCGCGTCGACAACGAC
The nucleotide sequence above comes from Mycobacterium kiyosense. Encoded proteins:
- the sugB gene encoding trehalose transport system permease protein SugB; translated protein: MRGETLTPRRAAFWVVVDAMVLVYALLPVLWIFSLSLKPSSNAKDGKLFPSSMTLENYRGIFRGDFFSSALINSIGIGLITTVIAVVLGAMAAYAIARLDFPGKRLLVGMTLLITMFPAISLVTPLFDIERAVGLFDTWPGLILPYITFALPLAIYTLSAFFREIPWDLEKAAKMDGATPAQVLLKVIAPLAAPGLVTAAILVFIFAWNDLLLALSLTATKAAITAPVAIANFTGSSQFEEPTGSIAAGAIVITVPIIVFVLIFQRRIVAGLTSGAVKG